From the genome of Dermacentor andersoni chromosome 3, qqDerAnde1_hic_scaffold, whole genome shotgun sequence:
gctacggcaacatgctgaactgcCTAccacgtgtaaaagcgtcgtttcgttttcaatccgattggtttcgttttgactaggtaaataccaaagcagttggagaCGAAACCACGAAAACATGCAGCTCTTACAACAGAAGTACTCTAACACTTCGGGAAACATTAATTGCAGGAACACAGACTTCATAAATGAAATAGCACTTTCTCACAGTTACAGCCGCACTTGTCGACTGCCTCCCAacaatgccggcgtataatcgctatcgcgctcacctatcaccgttttcagcatgcttccagagAACGACTAAATcttcactgcagatcgaaaaaatTATGATAAATGTTCCACGGCGTGTTCTGCATTACCACATAACGATTATACACcatgaccggtaagctttccattgaaATAAAAAACAGGCACCGTGAAAATTGGTTGTTCGTCACTTTAAGTTGAAATCGCGCTAATCGGTGCCACTATCCAACCAGGGAGTACGATCTGCTGCCTTATGGTGCGTTGTAGCTCAAATTAAGCTACAACTGAGCTACAACTGAGCTATACAATTGAGTGTACCTACGAATCTTTAGGAAATGATGTGGGTATAGGTTCCAACGCCTTCTCACAGGAGTGATGGAGACAGAAGATCGAGAGAGGATGGCAATTCACATGCGCACGTCGCCGTCTGCTACATCTCGGGTGCATTCTTCAAGAAATTTCTGGGGAAGCagtacatagttttttttttttgcaaaatactGCAAGTTGCTCCACATAATAAGCCACAGGCGCAAAGCAAGTAAGAGGCAGTTCGACGTGACGGGTTTCGTAGTGCAATATTTTgcgtattgttttctttttcttgcatattGTGCCTCCGTCCTCCGTATGTATACGCCGTTGCAGAGTACAGGAGAACACCCTGTATTTGTGatataaataatgaaataatggTAATACCTCAAACACAAAACAATAAAACGAAAGCAGCAGGATGAGAATCCTAAAGCACCGTACGATACCGGTTGCGATGCCCTTTCACAGTATCATTTAATGAATCTGTAAGCTAtggcaaatgaatgaatgaagaaatgaatgaataaagaaagaaagaaagaaataaatctGAGCGCCGCACAATATTATCCTTGAGCTCGCAAGGCCACTGCACAAAAGCTTGTGGCGCCCGCGTATCTTAATGACACGTTTGGGGCAAAGCGCTCTCCTTATCCAAAGGTATAACAATCGAACGCTATCACATGCGCAAGGTCAGCACTCACTGCACCGGTCACGCCACAGGTTTCACGcataagaaataaaataaaaacgttCGATATGTATCGACGATCATCGTACAACGATGAGACGAAGTCAACGGGGAGTCCACGAATTGTGCCCGCTGCACAGCGTCTCGTCTTCTGATCATTGCATAATTAGTGCGTCCAAGCAACCCATCGAACCGAACCTACTTAgaagatgatgaaaaaaaaaagaaaaaaaaaaaagaaaactgcaggtCCCGCAAGAAACTAGCCATTAGTGTAGCGCCCATACTTGGCGCCCGTAACGTCCCGTGGAGAATTTTCGGTTTTGTCCGACGAGTCGAAGAAGGTGCACTTATTCTCGGGGTTCATCGGCGAACCGAGTGGGCACCGGAAGGCCTTGGCGAAAGACCGGAAGTTCCTCAGAGGCACGTTGCAGAGCCTCTGCGCGTCGCGGTCTCCCTTCGGTGCTCCCAACACGTGGCAGTAGGTGAGGAAGAACACCTGGTCGTCGGTGTAGTCCTCCAGGTTGGGCAGGTGCATCACGTCGACGTTGGTCACCAGGTCCGCGGCTGCGGCGCGCTTGTAGGCGCGGTAGGCGGTCTCCAGAGCGGGCATGTGGGGCATCAGCTGGAGTCGGCCGTCGCCGCCCTCTCCGGCAGACGCGGTGTCCGCCACGGTGTCGCCGGAGGAGCTGCGATGGGAATGTGCGCGCGCAAAGAAATGTTCGAGAAGCTTCGGGCACCGAGACGAGCGCCGTGCGGGCCAGAACTTGCGTACGCTTTTCCACGGAATTCTTACGCAAATGGCTCGGAAGTGTTACGGAATCAATCACCGCGACGCCGCGCGGgtgttgataaaaaaaaaagtggatttATTCGACTTAAGCCTTTCAGCTCGGACGGGCTCTCGTGACCACAAGAATTTCCGCACCGGCCAGGCAGAGGGTCGGAAAGGAAGTAAGGTCCGGCCTGATAGGTGTGGCACAATTGGTCCTTAGGATCGATCGAACTGTTAAGATGCGGAAGGAGTGAAGAGGCAAAGAGGACAAAATCGTTTTGTCTGACTCGTCACTTTGTGCCTCTATGGTGGTTTCTATTTTAAGGAAGGTTAAAATGAGCACTCGAAAGTATTAGAGCTCGGATATTTATTGCGTATCACGTTCTCCCGTGGCGAGTGCAAGGACAAGGCATGCTTCGACGGAGTTTCACGGACTTAAATATTACTCTTCAATAACGTACGCCGAGTCAAATGTTCTCGAAGCAAAGCGAAAATGTGGGAGAGAAACAAACCGTAAGGTGGCACAAGAGACCCGACCACGCAGCGTCAGTAACGGCGGCGTCGTGCGTTACTCCCACACGATGAATTCAAAATCATGTTATATGGAACCTGTGTTTGCCTGCTTTTACTATGTTTAAGGCAGCCCGACAATCGCCTTAAAGGCGCACTACGACCCCGTTGTATAGCGTGCTCGGCCTAAACAAGCCCGTAGGCAAGCCCGGAGCAACATTAATAAATAAAGAACGTTAACCGCTCGATCCAGCTGCAGTGTAGTCGGTGAGAACTCTTGGGACTCGACGACGCCCCGTTAAAAAATCACTGAAGAGAAATATCCTTATACTGATAGCGTCAAGTATGCACACGATAGAGCATCGCAGAAAAATAAAAGTTCAACAAAAGCTGCGTGTGTGCGCTTCGTTGCTGACTGATTTTTTTTACCTGAATTTTTTTAAAGATCAATCCCTACCAACTAAACAACTTTCAGTTATTTTATCTTTATTAATAAAAGCTGCAGTTGGACTGCATATTTATTATCTCCCCGACAAAATATAATAAAATATGAGAGATAAAGAAGCCGTGTTTTCCTTTCCTTATTTAGCAGAAACCGGGTAAGGATACACAACATTGCGTTGTACAAAGGAATGATTTCTAAGTGCACGCCATATGTAGGAATAGTCGCTACAAAGTGAGCTGCATTGTAACAAAGTCTGCCTCTTCTTCGCGAGGCCTGTCAATGCCGGAGGGTATGAGAATGCTGCTCGCCTCGTGTGGTCGAACTTGCACGAGAGTTTCTCCTTGTACACGGCCGATTTGGCGGACCCCCACCAGGCACCGGGTCGTCCCTCGTAGTCGACGAGGGTGCCGACGTCGTCGAATACGCGGATAAGCTCGCGTGCCACGTAGGAGCCCAAGCCGCCGTAGTTCATCGCGTACGTGCCGTCGGTATTGTACAGCGGCGAAACCAGGGCTGCCAGGGAGACCCGCAGCGAGTTGGTATAGTAGAGGTACTCGGCCGGCCTCGCATCCGCCTGCTCGAACCGCCTGCGGTAGACGTCTTCGTAGCGGTCGCTGCCCAGGTAGCCGCGGAGCGTCTCAGAGAACCGGAAGAAGTAGCCGACGAAGCTCGCTTCTTCACCCGCGTTGCCGGCCGCCGCGTCGAAGTCGCCGAACAGG
Proteins encoded in this window:
- the LOC129382892 gene encoding endothelin-converting enzyme 1-like codes for the protein MAEVTGCFSQRSTEIGIPNVNVTIATALLKLSLVFSLLISATEKVLKANSCTGDLAELREAENALYSVVRKAQSSHADPDQVWFRLRDFEDHMTAVSGDLWYELLVKNLAGSSVRVDANDTVVAHSGRLLSALDSLFAAYAGAPEKLLEGLAWLLVEHFLWAAAETPSLRFSKAHLALLSRRAACIDLVDNRLGLRSAAGWLRRRFNATHRAALDAFLGVLVETLRDSLEGLSWIDRGALREAQLKLSNLTFDVLPGDAFFSAEGVTDLFGDFDAAAGNAGEEASFVGYFFRFSETLRGYLGSDRYEDVYRRRFEQADARPAEYLYYTNSLRVSLAALVSPLYNTDGTYAMNYGGLGSYVARELIRVFDDVGTLVDYEGRPGAWWGSAKSAVYKEKLSCKFDHTSSSGDTVADTASAGEGGDGRLQLMPHMPALETAYRAYKRAAAADLVTNVDVMHLPNLEDYTDDQVFFLTYCHVLGAPKGDRDAQRLCNVPLRNFRSFAKAFRCPLGSPMNPENKCTFFDSSDKTENSPRDVTGAKYGRYTNG